The sequence GCCACCATTGCCGAATTGTTGTGACACATATAATTTCTGCCCACAACCCCTGAACCATTGGCAAGACCATCTGGATGGGCTTTGTTCTTTGATTTCAACAATAGTGCGGCAGAGTTAATGGCACCACAGGCAACTACTACCGTGTCTGCAGTGAACTGTTCTTCAATCCCATTGACCTCGGTTACCACTTCGGTGATTTTACTTCCCTGTTCATTTGTCAAGAGCTTTTTGACCTCAGCATTGACCAATAAGGTAACATTAGGATGTTCCAATGCTTTTTTGATGCCCATTACGTGGGAATCGGCCTTGGATTCCGTGGGGTCTGGAAAACCATCAAAACGATCCAATACAAAAGGGGATTCTCCCTCACCCTTTGGTATTTTTACCCCAATGGGCAAAGGGAAAGGGTTCAAGCCCAATTCTTTGATATCATTGAACAGTTCTTGAATTCTTGGCTCATGAGGTAAAGGGGGTTCTGGGTACGGTCCATGTTCCAATGGTTCCGTGGGATCGCTACCACGCTCACCATGCACATGATACATTTTTTCTGCCTCCATATAATATGGCTGTAAGTCTTGGTAAGAAATGGGCCATGCCGGCGACACACCACCGTGGTGCAAGACTTCACGGAAATCTTTTTCCCGCATGCGCAAAAGGGCTGCGCCATAGAACTTGGTGTTTCCTCCCACACAATAATGAATACCTGGATGGAACTCCTCACCCTTGGAATCGATCCACGGTTCTTTGGCCTTGTACCTTGCTTTAACAAAAACTTCTTCGGTATCCCAATTTTCCTTTTCACGAGGCACATAATCCCCTCGCTCAAGAATCAATATTTTTTTACCCGTAGGGGCCAACTTTGCAGCCAAAGTACCGCCTCCGGCACCGGTCCCTATGATTATCACATCGTAACTATTCATGTACATTATTTAGTGGGTTCATAGCGACATTTCCATTTACCATTTATGTTACCTAAAATTTTGTTTAACTTTTTTGTTCCTTAACATCCTTGCAAAACTTCTTGTTTTACCCTTTTAGACCAGATTGCCTCCTTTTGATTTGTTAAAAAATTCCTGTGCAATTACATCTAAAAAAACCATAAATCTCTTTGCTTCCCCAAGGTGCCAAAACTCCATGAAGGACTATAAAATATATCAAAAAAAATGCTTTTACAGTTTGTGATTTCGAGGGGACCAGTAGTTGCCTTGGAATCATTTGAATAGATGTTGAATTAAATCGCAATCCAATTTACCTCATTGAAAAGACAGTCTCTGTCGCAAAAAAGACACTTTTTAAAAATTAAACAAAAATTAATGAAAAGTTAAAAACGGAAGCAAATCATGAGGACTGTCATTGATTTTTTCTGTTTTTCTACAATTTTCACAATAAAATTTTTTCAAACCTTAATTTGCTGCTCTGACCCAAAGATTTCCAAGGGAATGGCAACGCATTTTAGGGCTGTTTAAAAGAACGATTTGAGAAGTTAGTCCCCAGAAAAGCACTTTTTTCAGGTTACGATATTCCCATGCCATACCAGTTCATTGTTATTTTGTTGAACTGGGGCAAAATCCAGAGTTTTTTTGTTTTAGGATGGATTGGGATCTTTAACCATTAAGACAACAGTAATAGCAAAAATGATATGTCCCATGATACCACCAATGACCATTGGAAGCATGGAGCCTTCTGGTCCCGGCGTTTCACCACCACCAAATATGGCATCCAGGACACCAAAGCCTATCTGCGCCAAAATGAAAATAACAATCCCATAAACAACCCCTCTGAGAATTCTATTGCCTATTTTGATCTTGGGCTGAAACAAGAACATATATAGAGCGGCAAAAACCACACCGATAACAAAGTGCATGACCCATCCCACGGCAAGGGGCGCTCCAACAATGTTGGAAACCATTTTGGGCGGGCTCATTTTTGGCATCCCAAACATTGCGGTAATCATCATTACGAGGCTCATAATTATTGTTGCCGTAATTCCTACAGTAATGGATTTTTTGATTTTCGTGTTCATTTTTGTTGATTTTTGATGGTTTTAATTCACTTTTATTTACATAGGAAACCTAATATCCTTTTGGCAAGGAACCAACTGTACCAGAATTGACTTTTGGGAAAAAAGCATGATTTCTACTTACCCTTGCTTTCAGTTCTCTCCTGCTTTGATTCAATTTGACCTACGGTTTTTTGTTCTCTTCTGCATAGAGACAATTTTATTGTCAAAATAAATGCCCCCCTCTTTTTTCATTTGGTTCAATACCTTGTTGACGGTCTGCCTAGAAGTAGAGGTAAGCTTGCCGATGTCACTGTCCGATAAAAGCTTTTTTGTGATGATTGTACCATCTTTCTCTTCTCCAAACTCGTAAATATGTTCAATGATGAATTCCTTGATTCTGGTTTCAGAGTCCTTATAAAGCAACGATTCCAGTTTCCTTTCCAATTTTTTGATATGCAGACCTGCCAGCTTAAAAATATAATTGTTCAGGTTTTCATTTTCCCCCATCATATT is a genomic window of Flagellimonas sp. CMM7 containing:
- a CDS encoding GMC oxidoreductase; this translates as MNSYDVIIIGTGAGGGTLAAKLAPTGKKILILERGDYVPREKENWDTEEVFVKARYKAKEPWIDSKGEEFHPGIHYCVGGNTKFYGAALLRMREKDFREVLHHGGVSPAWPISYQDLQPYYMEAEKMYHVHGERGSDPTEPLEHGPYPEPPLPHEPRIQELFNDIKELGLNPFPLPIGVKIPKGEGESPFVLDRFDGFPDPTESKADSHVMGIKKALEHPNVTLLVNAEVKKLLTNEQGSKITEVVTEVNGIEEQFTADTVVVACGAINSAALLLKSKNKAHPDGLANGSGVVGRNYMCHNNSAMVALSKKPNPTKFGKTFALNDFYFKGDEDFKRPMGHIQMLGKSDALMFKGDAPKLAPNFTLEMMAEHALDFWMTSEDLPDPDNRVVLTEDGNVQLLYKENNLEGHKKLQKKLKWILEHVGCQTHFLPNNVYLGKKIPLAGTAHQCGTVRFGKDPETSALDTYCKAHEVENLYVVDGSFFPSSSAVNPGLTIMAQALRVGDHLIKNVL
- a CDS encoding DUF6789 family protein, which produces MNTKIKKSITVGITATIIMSLVMMITAMFGMPKMSPPKMVSNIVGAPLAVGWVMHFVIGVVFAALYMFLFQPKIKIGNRILRGVVYGIVIFILAQIGFGVLDAIFGGGETPGPEGSMLPMVIGGIMGHIIFAITVVLMVKDPNPS
- a CDS encoding Crp/Fnr family transcriptional regulator; the encoded protein is MSNRLSKKEMIHLCSSLVMEYYKKGDQIRFNRKTPKDVFFLKKGTIKIVQLWDNGDEIVKDIIKTGDIFGIHGLLNVDKIDDYAIAIEDTMVCVIDASTLQNMMGENENLNNYIFKLAGLHIKKLERKLESLLYKDSETRIKEFIIEHIYEFGEEKDGTIITKKLLSDSDIGKLTSTSRQTVNKVLNQMKKEGGIYFDNKIVSMQKRTKNRRSN